The Balearica regulorum gibbericeps isolate bBalReg1 chromosome 32, bBalReg1.pri, whole genome shotgun sequence genome segment CCTTCCAGCCTTGACTGAGCCCAAATCTCTGTCCAGTTTTGTAGCTGGCTCCAGTTTTGGGGTAGGCAGGGGCAATTCCAGTGCAGGGCAGTGATTGCTTGCGCATGTCCTACCTGGAAGCACAGGCATGAGAGTTGGAATGTGCTTGGAATCACCTAACATAGGGTGAAACTCCAAAGGACATGCAGCCCCAGGATGACTGGGTACCAAAATCCAGTCCTGCAAGAAACCATGTTATCAGGGTTGAATTTCCCTTTTTCACCTCTCCTCATGCCTGCTGGTTTTGATGTTCCAACCTCTCCTTATCCTAAACAAgctgcccatggcaggtgggaGATATCCTGCAGGAGgtgtttctgctcttctttgcATGGTGCTGCCCCAAATATGACTTGGGAGGTGAATCATTCATTGATGGCTTTGGAGGAGGGATGAAAAACTTCACTCCTTCCTGAGCTCCTGCTCTTCTGGAGGAAAAGATGGGGCATTGGAGAGGGTTAAAGGGGCTGCAGAGACCCTGTGGAGAGGGTCTGGGCTTGGAGACAGGTGGAGGGAGGTGCTGGAAATGTGATCCTGGCTCTGGGCAGGGAAAAGAGCTTTGGcatggaggaggagagcagagcaggaggaggagggaagagatcGGTGGGTGCCCAGGATAGATGCaatgggggaggggaaggaatgGTAAGTGAGATGGGGGGGTGACAGAGGGGACAAATGGGGCAACCGAGGGCTGGGAAGGAACAGGAGCCTGAGTGGCACCGAAATGTCGGAGACATCCAGGACTCGGGCTGGTTTCCTTCGTCATAGCATGGTGGAGCGGCTGCCGGGGGCTACATCCTGCTGGGACCCCTCGGCCACCAGGCTCACCTCCCACCTGCACCACTCTAACACTCTCCCGATGCAAAAAGTTGGGCGATTCAGGAGGATGTCCCTTTCCTACACCTCTGCTCCAAGGTATGTGGGGTCAGCTGGGGGCATAGGGTGGGCAGTGGGATGCACttgtttgtccttttttcttcttccttatatccactTTGTTCTCCTGTTTTTCCCACTGGGCTGCCCATTCTTTCTATCAgtgtctcattttctttttctttgctatttaagCATCTCTGGATAGTGTGTGGATTTCTCTCCAGCTCATAGGCCACcacctcttcctttctgcaggcgtgataaaaaaatgtatgtgtgacatcggaaaaaaaaaatatagtgtgtgtttatttacagatcaagagaaatggaaagtgGAAGAGGAAGCAATTTCCCTTCCATAGGGAGTgatgtgtgtataaatatatcaGTGTATATAAGCAGATGTAGGTAGATAAATATGCACACAGGTGGAAATTGTGGTCTGTAGAAAAATTCCTTGTCCATAGGGAGCGCTGTACATATAAATGTTCATATATTACATGTATGTACGCACATATGTCCCTATATATATGAGTGTGTCAATATGTACAtacccacagcaggggggttggaactagatgatctttgaggtcccttccaacccaaaccattctatgaaaaatacatctatATTCTGCTGTTTGCCTGAGTCATTGTGTGTTCACAAACTAATGTGGGTCATAGAAAGCCCTAATagttagattttattttcctgtgagaAGATGAGATTCCTTTCCAAGCCCAGACCTGTATTCAAACTGACCTGAAAAAGCTCACTTCTAGTCCCAAATGAGCAAGTCTGGATTAGCAGTAAATGTATGCCTGAAGTCTGGTGCTCCCGTTTAGCAGATGCTGGAAAATGCAATTACcagaaaagttttaaagttATAGGGGGGTTCAAGTGAATACCTCTCCTCAGTGTTCTTCCTTAGATGCAGAGGTATCAGGATGAACACAAGCCCTACTACAAATCAGAAAGCCTTTACAAACCCCTGGCAGCAGGATACCAAGATGAATTTTGCTAATACAGCTCCACCAGTACAACCTCGGGGTTGGGATTTGTCTCCTCTTAGCTCCAGATGTCTCCAAGGCAAAGTGCTCAACTTGGAGATGTCAAATCAACTTGGTTGACTTTGAACAGAGCATTTATGGACAGGATCGCTTGATCTGTTTTCAAGTCCTCATTAGGAGGAGATGAATCACTCTCCAGAAGTGCCTACATTTCTCTGCTGATGGCAATGTGACACCCCCAAGTAACTAGATGACTGTCACTCACTTTTATCTCTTCTCTGTAACAAGAGCTTTGGTGGAGACAACCATGTTATAGGCAAACCCCAGCCAAGGAAGGTCCTCATATATTATCATTCCCATTTAATGCAAGACCTCCAAAGCTGCACAAAATGTTCTTGGGAGGCAAAAAGTGTTTTTGAGATGCAGGACCTCAATGCAGAAGTTAATCTTTATGGATGTGGGAAACTCACCTCTGGATCTTGATACAGACTTTGCATCCCTGTATATTCTCTTTCTCCTATTGCTTTTTATGGCCCCTGTTGAGCCCTGGAGCTCAACCAAGTCATCTGAGTCCCCAGCTGAGGCTTCCAGGGTAAAATGGATCTTTAACGAGGGCTCAGATGGTTACCTGGATCAGAGCCTAGAGCAGCTGTTAAACACAAGCCTGGGGACTCAGATTTTGCATTTAGCACCAGGTCAGCAAAAAGCAATGAGACTCAGATCTGGTGGTCATATCCAAAATGATTTCCCTTTTCCCACCtccttcctgaagaaaaaaaaaaaaaaaatagggagcTCAGGATTTGTGGGGGAGCAAATGGCAGGGaccttcctgctttctttttctgctgtttatgCATTGTACTCTAACGTCGAGGTCTTTGTTACCAGTTTAAAGAAACTGGACACTGCAGAAGTGACCTCGGACAGCAGGCTTGTTCCTGGAAGAGGAACGCCCACATGGGGCTGGATGCCAAGCATTCATGTTCCGTGTCCAGCCCCGGTGAAATCAGTCCTTGCTCGCAGGAGAGAGGCCATGGCGGCGGTGTTTTTGCCCGGCAATCTCCAGGATGAAGCCACTTGCTCCGTCTGCCTGGAGTTCTTCAAAGACCCCGTGTCCATTGAGTGCGGGCATAACTTCTGCAGGGCGTGCATCATCAAGAGTTGGAAAGACCTAGAGATGGACTTCCCCTGCCCACAGTGCCGAGAGGTTTTCCAACAGAAGAGCTTCAGACCCAACCGGCAGCTGGCAAACATGTCCGAGATCATCAGCCAGTTCGCTCTCCGCGGGGCCAAGGGTGCCGAGGAGGACGGGCTCTGCATGAAGCACAGGGAAGCCCTGAAACTCTACTGCAAGGATGACCGGAAAACCATCTGCGTGGTGTGTGACAGGTCCCGGGAACACCGGCCGCACGCTGTGGTACCTGTTGATGAGGCATCCGAGGAGTACAAGGTACCTGTCTAACTCTGTCTCTCCTGGGGAAGACCCCCCAGGTCTTTCTGTCTCCTGGTGGTATGCGTTGAGCTGTGTCTTTGTGCTCGCTCCAATCCCCAAGCAGTCACTTGGCTTTCCCATGCTCAACCGCCCTGCAAAGAGCCGGTTGCTGCTTTCTAGATTTCCAAAGCCCTGGAAAACCCGTCTTCTCTCCAGATATGCAAAACCCTCTCATGCATTCACATcatctctgcagctggggagagcgTGGGATTAAACAGAGGGCAGCCAGGAGGCTGCGACACAGAGTGTCTCCCGTGCAAGGTCTTGCAAAAGCCCTGGGCTTGAGCCACGCGAGCATTGCGCTGCAAACGCTACCTGCGGTTACCCACCTTATCAGCAGGGTAACAGCTGACAGTAAACACCCACATCTATTTTAGGTCTGGGCGAGCATCCAAAGATGAATCTAAGTTGATTAAAGCCGGGCTGGGTTTTGCTTGTGCCAAGAGCAAAGGCGGGGGAGGCGGTAGCAGCAGCCAATGAAAACAGTGCACGTactcccctccccagcatcctctgtttcctttctttgtgtttgctgCATGCGTGTGAGCTTGTGGCAGTCCTTGGGGGTTGCAAATGTTGATGTCCGGGTGAGCGtgggcagagctgagccagcGTGTTCACCCAGTGAGAGTGCCCCTGTGTTTTCCTTGCAATCCTCCTTGTCTTCACACTGCTGCAAAGAACAAACTGTGTGCAGGCGGAATAATGCAGCAAAGGAAATCAAGcgcagcaaaggaaagaaagaaaacccagtaatatcttctttctttgttcctaGGAGAAAATCCAGGGACGCTTGGACTTCCTGAAAAAGGAGAGGCAAGAGCTGCTGGAGTTCAAAGTGAACGATGATAAGAAAACCCAGGAGCTCTTGGTGCGTGCCTGCAATGCAGTGCTCTGGGGTGGTGGGGGCAAAGGTCCAGGTTGGGACACGTGGAGGGGGTTAGGACCCACCAAGCCGCcccatctcctccttcccactgcTCTGTCAGTGCctgaaaaagggaaatggatgtttttctccttccttcactATAAGGATTTGCAGTATATCAGCCACTGTCTTAGCAGGCCAAAGAGGTGGGTGCTGGAGCATCCCTGAGAGCTAGGCTGGCTGTAGGGCTCTCCTCCACCCTTcgtctctcttcctcctcttcctcagcccaTTGTTCCTggggcagcagaaggcagcgCAGCATTTGCTGCAGGAAAGCCCCCACCTTTGCCTACTAATAACACCCCTCCCACACCATCACCCCAGAGACAAGTGGCTCTGAGTTGCTCATGTCCTCCCCCCTACTTGGGACAAAGACCATCAGGCCACCCTCAACCCATGTTTCTGCTCTACCATCCCTGTGCAACAGGGTTATTACCACaatttgctgggttttttcctagctgGCAGGGCTTGAAATAGCACCAGCCTGCCAAGAGCCGTGGTTTCATACATGACACAAAAGGCAGAGTGTGAAGGTCCATTTTTTGAGGGCCAAGTGGACCTGTTGGAcctgtgctgcagggcagcGTAGAGTGAAGCAACCAAAACATGTTCAACCTTGTCTGTGCTGCCAAAGGGTGTGTTTCTGGGGGCAAAATGTTCCCATTTGCCCCTGGGCTTTGTCTCAGAGGCAACTTCTTGGTCTGCTTGCTGCTCCAAGTGGGTTCTCCTACACCCTTCTCCCGGTTTGGGTGGTGGGACCAGCAGATGATAACAGGGACTGGGGAAACCTGTTGGCCACCAGTCCCCACCTCTGCTTCGTTGAGTGCTGATTAACTCCTCACCACCCcagtggagaaaaaggaagcctaTGTGTCCAgtgtagaagagaaaaaaccctgGGATCCGCTGTGGAGGTGAGGTACCTGCCCCAGACATGGTTTGGTACTTCTTCCCTCCACAAAAGAGTGCAGGAACAGAGCTGCAATGAAGATAATGGCTGTTTGTGGAGTAACTGCCCATGGTCTTTGCTATCCTGTCCTCACTCCTTTTCAAGGCCTTTGTTCAGGCATGACACATCtcctcacccctccccagctgAAGGCACCCAGTCTCACAAGCAAGCcaacaagcagcagcaatgacACTGGCAAGTGCTTCAAATTCACCAGGTGGCCCCTCTCCACCCCAAAGTCATTGCACCAGCTTAAAACCCTTTTTGCTGTGTTCCCTTCCCAGAAAACCATTGAGAATGAGCGGCAAAAGCTGCTCTTGGAGTTTGAGAGGCTGCGGCAGTTCCTGCATGACCAGGAGCACATCCTCCTGGGGCagctggagaagatggagaagaaCATCGCCAAGAGGCAGAATGAGAACATCACTGACCTCTCCAAGGAGATCACTCTCCTCAACAAGCTCAtcacagagctggaggagaaaatcCAGCAGCCTATGCTTGAGTTCCTCAAGGTGAGATGTTTGCTAAGAAATGAGCCTACAGGTCTGAGTTGTGAcccttcttcatctttttttaatgtgttccTGGATCCTGCAGAGGTGCTTTGAGGATAAatgtccttccccccccccccccccccccatttaacAAGAAGATGGTGCATGGCAATGTCTGAGTGCCCTGAGC includes the following:
- the LOC104633025 gene encoding E3 ubiquitin-protein ligase TRIM7 isoform X1, translating into MPSIHVPCPAPVKSVLARRREAMAAVFLPGNLQDEATCSVCLEFFKDPVSIECGHNFCRACIIKSWKDLEMDFPCPQCREVFQQKSFRPNRQLANMSEIISQFALRGAKGAEEDGLCMKHREALKLYCKDDRKTICVVCDRSREHRPHAVVPVDEASEEYKEKIQGRLDFLKKERQELLEFKVNDDKKTQELLKTIENERQKLLLEFERLRQFLHDQEHILLGQLEKMEKNIAKRQNENITDLSKEITLLNKLITELEEKIQQPMLEFLKDVMNIISRSDDVKCQKPVPVCTDMKMHICNFSLKTVVLEKVLKKFRENLRDELGRGEKEDLTLDPDSANHLLILSADLKSVRMGCRKQDLPDNPKRFDTNSRVLATTGFKSGRHYWEVEVGASDGWAFGVAKESVRRKGLTQFSPEEGIWAVQQNGGRYWAVTSPQRTPLCLSQKLNKVRVYLDYEGEEVSFYNADNMQHIFTFNVAFQEKVFPLFSVCSTVTYIKLCP
- the LOC104633025 gene encoding E3 ubiquitin-protein ligase TRIM7 isoform X2: MPSIHVPCPAPVKSVLARRREAMAAVFLPGNLQDEATCSVCLEFFKDPVSIECGHNFCRACIIKSWKDLEMDFPCPQCREVFQQKSFRPNRQLANMSEIISQFALRGAKGAEEDGLCMKHREALKLYCKDDRKTICVVCDRSREHRPHAVVPVDEASEEYKEKIQGRLDFLKKERQELLEFKVNDDKKTQELLKTIENERQKLLLEFERLRQFLHDQEHILLGQLEKMEKNIAKRQNENITDLSKEITLLNKLITELEEKIQQPMLEFLKDVMNIISRSDDVKCQKPVPVCTDMKMHICNFSLKTVVLEKVLKKFRENLRDELGRGEKDPACSVRESKDDFSS